AGGGCGTTCCTTTCAGGACCGCCCACGAGATCACCGGGAAGATCGTCCGCTACTGCATCGATAGCGGAAAGAAGCTCTCCGAGCTGAGCGGAGGAGAGTACCGGTCTTTTTCGCCCGTGATAGGAAAGGATATCTACCGCTTCATCAGCACGCATGCCTCGGTCAACGCCAAGCAGTCCTTTGGCGGCACCTCCCCCCGGTCGGTCAGGGCGCAGATACAGCGGTTCAGAAGAGACCTCAAGAAATAACTGACCGGGAGCAGCCTCTCGCGTCCCTTTTGCTCTGTCTATGCTCCGCCGCTGCGCTGATGCTATAATAGCTGCACCATTCATTACGACACGAGGGGACGTGCTGTGAGCTGCTATCACCACCTGCGTACGATAACCATTCTTTTCGGCCTGCTCGCGGCAGCAGTGCTGGCGTCTGCCTGCGGCAAGAAGGGAGATCCCACCCTCAAGACCTTCGAGCAGCCGCTTCCGGTTGCCGCGCTCTCCGTGTCGCATACCGAAGAAGGGCTCGTCGTCAGCTGGCCCTATCCGCAGGCGAACAGGGAGTCGATCAAAGGCTTTTATATCGAGAAGGCGGAAGGAGACCGCTGCGAGGGGTTTGCGAATGCCGCTTTCCTGAAGGGCGATGCGGATCGCTTCGTGGACAGGGACTTCAGCCCCGGACGGGTCTATTGCTACCGGATACGGGTCTACAGCCTCCGGGATATCATCAGCGACAGCTCGCCGGTCTTCAAGGCCGCGCCGGTCGCCCTGCCGGCGCCTCCCGAGCGGGTCTTCTTCACGGTTAAAAAAAATGCCATCGAAATCGGATGGGAAGGCAGCGGCGAGGTCTCGGGCTTCACCCTCTATAAAAGCGCGGCAAAGGAAGCCGCTCCTCTTCCCTCTCCCCTGAATAAAGCCCTCCTGAAGGAACGTTCCTTCGTCGATGCGATCGATACAGCGCGGCCGGTTTACTATAGGGTCCGATCGGTCGTCGAGAGCGGGATCGTCAATGAGGGGCCTGCGTCGCAGCCCCTGGAGGTAGACCCCGCCTCCTTTGTGCCTTCGCGGCCCGCCGGGCTGAGATTCGTCGCCATGCCGAAGGCGGTGCATCTCCAGTGGAACGAAAACCCCGAATCCTGGGTCAGGGGGTACCGGGTGTTCAGGAGAGCGGGACAGGAAAAGGAGTTTGTCGCCATCGGTGATGTGGTCGCTCCTGCTTTTGCCGACCCCGACCCGGCTGCGGGAAAGGCGTTCTATGCGGTTGCAGCGCTCGGTCCCGCACAGGAGAGTCCCCTCTCCGAGCCGGTGGCGGTCTCTCCCTATATCGAGCGCTGAGCAGGCGGCTGCTCCTCCCCGCAAACGGACTCTGCAGAGGCCTGGTGCGCCCCCTCCGGCCAGCACGAAATATGCTACAATACCTGTTAGCTCGGCGCAGTAGAGTGCTGCACCGGAAGGAGCGCCGGGCGTGAGGGAGGTTTGCGTATGTCTGTAAAAGCACGCGTGTTCATGGGGATGGCGCTGCTGCTGGGCGCTGCAGCGGCGGCGCAGGGCGCTATCGTTCTCGACAAGGTCATGGCGATCGTCAACAAGGAGGTTATTACCTGGAGCGACCTTTACAAGGGAATGGAGTTCGATGCAGTGGACGAGGTCAAGGCGTTGAAGCCCGAAGAGCGGCGGAAATTTTTCAAAGACAACGAGGCGACCTACCTCGAGAGCATGATCGATATGAAGCTGCAGCTCCAGGAGGCGCGGCGAGAGGGCATCGGAGCGAGCACCAGCGAGGTGGAGGCCGCCATCGCCACCATAAGGGATAAGTACGGCATGTCGGAAGAGGCCTTCAGCGAGACGATCAAGAAAGAGGGCTTCGCCCTGGCCGAATACAAGAAGAAGCTCGCCGAGCAGATCACCATAAGCCGCATCGTGGAGCAGGAGGTCCGGAGCAAGATATTCGTGACCGAGGCGGACATCGACCGGTATCTCGCGGAGCACAAGGAGCTGGCGAGGGATTACGAGGGGTTCACCATCAGCCAGATATTCCTGAAAGACACCGGAGACCGGAAGCAGGTGGAAGAGAAGGCATCGGAGATATATAAACGCGTCAAGGCAGGAGAGAGTTTTTCCGAGCTCGCACGGCGTTATTCCGAGGATGCCAGTGCCCGATCCGGCGGGAGTCTCGGCTTCATCCGCAAATGCGATCTCTCGAGCGCTTTTGTCTCGGCCTGCTCGGGCCTGAAGACCGGCGAGGTGAGCGAACCCTTCTGGAGCGAGAGCGGCATGCACATCATCAGGGTGAATGATGCGCGCACCTTGAAGAACCCCCAGGAGCTCCGGGATATCGTACGCGAGAGGCTGCTCAACGAGAAGTTCGAGCGGGACTACAAGAACTGGATAAAGGGCCTCCGCGAAAGGGCGTACGTCGAAGTAAAAATATAGGTGAGGCGTGGGAGATGAGAGGTAGGAAGTTGCTGAAGCAGTCCGGAAAGTAAAATTAAAATGTTCCGTCTTGCTTCTCACTTTTTACTTCTTACTTTCTGCTTTTTTATTGGATATGGAACAGCGGATTCAGAAGATACTCGCTCAGATGGGGGTGGCTTCCCGGAGAAAGGCTGAAGAGCTTATCGAGGAGGGACGGGTCACCGTGAACGGCGCGCCGGCGACGCTCGGGATGAAGGCGGACGCTGCGCGGGACCATATCAAGGTCGACGGCAAACTTATCACCAAGCCGGAGCCGAAGGTCTACTATGCGTTCAATAAGCCGAGGGGCGTGGTCACCTCGCTCTCGGACCCGGAGGGCAGACCGACAGTCAAGGATTTCCTCGGAAAGGTGCGGTTCAGGGTCTTTCCCGTCGGCAGGCTCGATTACGATTCCGAAGGGCTCCTGCTCATCACGAACGACGGCGACTTCGCCCAGTCGGTGCTGCATCCCTCGAAAAAGATGCCCAAGACCTACTATGTGAAGGTCAAAGGCATTATCGATGACGAGACGATGGAGCGTTTGCGGCGCGGCGTACGGCTCGAGGACGGCGTAACCGCACCGGCAAAAGTCAGAAAGGTGCGCGAGACCGAGAGCAACTCCTGGCTCGAGATGGTCATTCATGAGGGGAAGAAGCGCCAGATACGGAGGATGCTCGAAAAAGTGGGCTACCCCGTCATCAAGCTCAGGAGAACGGCCATCAACGGCCTGGCGCTCAAGGGCCTGGGCATCGGTGAACTGCGTCCGCTCACCCCTGAAGAGGTGCAGCTCATCAGCAGGGAAAGCAGCGCATGACGAACGGCCGGGGCGTGTTCGCCGCTCATGATGACGAGGCGATAACTTTATGACGGTGGAGGATCTATGATTCGCAGTAAGGGATGCGGTGAGCTCAGGGAGTCGGATATCGGCGCCACGATCGGTCTTGCCGGGTGGGTGTACCGGAGAAGAGACCACGGCGGGCTGATCTTCATCGACCTGAGGGACCGGAGCGGTATCTGCCAGGTCGTGTTCAGTCCCGAGGTGTCGGGTGCGGCCCACGAGAAGGCCCACGACCTGAGGGCCGAGTACGTCATCGCTGTCTCGGGGACCGTACGGAAGCGGCCCGAGGGAACCGAGAATCCCCAGCTCCCCACCGGAGCGGTAGAAGTTTACGTGCAGCAGCTGGAGGTGCTCAACGAGGCCGCGCCGCTGCCCTTCA
This is a stretch of genomic DNA from Nitrospirota bacterium. It encodes these proteins:
- a CDS encoding peptidylprolyl isomerase, whose product is MSVKARVFMGMALLLGAAAAAQGAIVLDKVMAIVNKEVITWSDLYKGMEFDAVDEVKALKPEERRKFFKDNEATYLESMIDMKLQLQEARREGIGASTSEVEAAIATIRDKYGMSEEAFSETIKKEGFALAEYKKKLAEQITISRIVEQEVRSKIFVTEADIDRYLAEHKELARDYEGFTISQIFLKDTGDRKQVEEKASEIYKRVKAGESFSELARRYSEDASARSGGSLGFIRKCDLSSAFVSACSGLKTGEVSEPFWSESGMHIIRVNDARTLKNPQELRDIVRERLLNEKFERDYKNWIKGLRERAYVEVKI
- a CDS encoding pseudouridine synthase; translation: MEQRIQKILAQMGVASRRKAEELIEEGRVTVNGAPATLGMKADAARDHIKVDGKLITKPEPKVYYAFNKPRGVVTSLSDPEGRPTVKDFLGKVRFRVFPVGRLDYDSEGLLLITNDGDFAQSVLHPSKKMPKTYYVKVKGIIDDETMERLRRGVRLEDGVTAPAKVRKVRETESNSWLEMVIHEGKKRQIRRMLEKVGYPVIKLRRTAINGLALKGLGIGELRPLTPEEVQLISRESSA